The following coding sequences are from one Parabacteroides pacaensis window:
- a CDS encoding phage terminase large subunit: protein MIHPQTIYHPLYEDKEKFIILITGGRGSGKSFNASAFIERLTFEMTPIEKTVHQILYTRYTMVSAGMSIIPEMMEKIELDGTTKYFKTTKTDVVNRMTSSRIMFRGIKTSSGNQTAKLKSIHNITTFVCDEAEEWTFEVDFDKIMLSIRQKGIQNRIIIIMNPTDSNHFIYKKYIEKTHKLVEIDGVQVQISTHPNVLHIHTTYFDNIDNLSPQFLDEVRRMKEENPEKYAHTVIGSW from the coding sequence ATGATACACCCTCAAACCATATATCACCCCCTCTATGAGGATAAGGAGAAGTTCATTATTCTTATCACCGGCGGCCGCGGCTCAGGAAAATCTTTCAACGCGTCTGCTTTTATCGAGCGTCTAACCTTCGAAATGACACCCATAGAGAAGACGGTACATCAGATTCTCTATACCCGTTACACGATGGTATCAGCCGGCATGTCGATCATTCCTGAGATGATGGAGAAGATAGAGCTGGATGGAACCACAAAGTATTTTAAGACCACCAAGACGGATGTAGTAAACAGAATGACGAGTAGCCGTATCATGTTCCGGGGCATAAAAACTTCTTCCGGGAACCAGACAGCTAAACTAAAGTCCATCCATAATATCACCACGTTCGTTTGTGACGAGGCGGAGGAATGGACTTTCGAGGTAGATTTCGATAAAATCATGCTTTCCATCCGCCAGAAGGGAATCCAGAATAGGATTATCATCATAATGAACCCGACGGATTCCAATCATTTCATTTATAAAAAGTACATAGAGAAAACACATAAGCTAGTAGAGATTGACGGGGTACAGGTGCAGATAAGCACACATCCCAATGTACTACATATCCATACCACCTATTTTGACAATATAGACAATCTTTCTCCGCAATTCCTCGATGAGGTTCGGCGGATGAAGGAGGAAAACCCGGAGAAATACGCCCACACGGTTATCGGCAGCTGGG